TATATGGAATATGATTGAAGACGGCCCAACCAGGCTTGATCAAACCTATATTCTTACCAGCGATTACCATCTGGCCCAACAAATCTCAGGGAACCTGAAGACCAGGATAGACCAAGCTCCAGAGAACTTCACGCTTCCTTCTGAGGAAGGGGGTAAAGACGGTTATCTGATAGTGGCCGCTGGGACAGCTCCTTCGGTGCTTGAATTGGGAATAGGGTTTTCACCAGAACTTATCGAATGGGTCAAAAGTCAGGGATTAAGTTGTATGCTTAGGCCTAATAATCTCAGCTTGAGGGAAGGGACAGTTGATCCGGATGATTTTTTCGACCAGGTCAAAGATTGGCCATCGGTGAAAGGCGTTATCTTTTCCGGGACGGAAGTCCTGGGCTATCCTGAATTTTTAACCGTAACAGGCAAGAGGTTAAAAGAGAGTGGACTTAAGTTGGGGATAATCGAATTCACCCCACAAAAGGGCATGAAAGGACTCCTGACAGAACTTGCAGGCAGGCGTGGAGTTGAAACTAATCAGTCGGTAGTCAGAGTTTACGGCTTAGGCCCAAAAGAGGTTGAAGAGATTACCTTGGAAACCGTCCTTTCCAGAATGCTCAGGGCGGTTAAAGAGCGCGGGATACGTTTACTCTACCTGAGACCTCTCAATCAAGACGGGAAGGGCGACCCGCTTAAGGCAAATTTGAATCTGGTCAGGACATTAACCGAACGGCTAAACAAGGCCGGCTTTAGCATTGGAACCAATAATGGCTGGCCGGGTTATGAAATAACTTCCCTGGCCTTATTTTTCATCTGTCTGGGGGTGATGGCCGCCTGCGGTAAGTTGTATTTTCTGCTGGGTGGTAGGGTGGGCCTTAATCATCATCTCGGCCATGGTGACCCTCCAGAAACCAGGTTTCTGATGTATCTTCTCCTGGGTGGCAGTCTGTTTTCCCTGCTGATATTTACCTCGATGAGGCCGTTTATTCAGCAGGGATTTGCCTTTCTGGCCGCCTTTACTTTTCCTGTGCTGGCCATCCTCAGGGCGAGGTCTCTCTCGCCCCTTTCTTCGCCCCATTTTTCCCTCTTAATCAAGGAAAGCTGGAAAGATTTGGGCCAGGTTACTCTTACTACCGGCCTGGGGGCGCTTCTTATCGTAGGCCTCTTGAGTGAAACCACCTATCTTCTAAAGATCGAGCAGTTTAGGGGGGTAAAACTCAGCTTTATCTTACCCCTGATCGGCCTCGGCCTTATCTTTCTAAAGGACCAGGGCTTGACCTCTCTTTTGGATCGGCCGATAAAGCTGATTCATCTCATTATGGGGGGTATTATACTTGTCGGAGCGGTCTTTGTCCTGGCTCGGTCTGGGAATTTTGGGCCTATTTCGGTTTTGCCTTTCGAGGCTGAACTTCGGGTATGGTTTGAAAATTACCTTTGGGCTAGACCTCGATTAAAGGAATTTCTGGTGGGATATCCAGCCTTACTGGCCGGATTATTTCTGCTCAGGGAAGGACGGTTCGGTTCTCTACCTGTATGGTTTCTGATTATCGGGGCATTATCTCAAGTTTCTTTGATAAATACCTTTTGTCATTTGCATACCCCGCTCCTCTTTTCTGTTATTCGGAGTTCCAATGGATTCTGGATAGGAAGCTTACTGGGAACAGCTTTCCTTGGTTTCTATTATTACACCTTTGCTTACCACCGAGATTCACGGTCAATAGCCTGAGAGCTACCTTCGGTGGACGATGGACTATGGTGGACTTTATGGACTTGGTGGACGATGTGGACTTTAATCTGCCCCATCATATATGTCCTCTCTGCCTAAGATCATCCAGCAACAGATCAAAAGCCCTACATCGGCAGGTGGCCGCGCAATCATATGTGTCCTCTCTGCCTGAGATCATCCAGCAACCTTTTGGCATCCTGCGGCGCCGATTTTTGCACTAAAGCCCCTACAAAGATAAGCACTGAAAACTGCCAGCAATCTTCAGGTCCCACCATAAGTCCTGTCTTGATATCCTCCTCTCGTTCAAGCCGATCCGTAAATTCCCTGGCTGCTTTCTCTAATGGGCCTTCATATACCTCTAATTTGGAACTTACATTGCTGTATTTA
This portion of the bacterium genome encodes:
- a CDS encoding DUF5693 family protein, which gives rise to MMINTNWLLTQINRIFFTTAVLISVIIAAGRVGIERNYHQVELVMDYYDLIRLVRERGEEGRLKDWVSRFKEAGITSLILEEETLKGLSEDGKITVFNGRQMRDFFRINGLMNPYIWNMIEDGPTRLDQTYILTSDYHLAQQISGNLKTRIDQAPENFTLPSEEGGKDGYLIVAAGTAPSVLELGIGFSPELIEWVKSQGLSCMLRPNNLSLREGTVDPDDFFDQVKDWPSVKGVIFSGTEVLGYPEFLTVTGKRLKESGLKLGIIEFTPQKGMKGLLTELAGRRGVETNQSVVRVYGLGPKEVEEITLETVLSRMLRAVKERGIRLLYLRPLNQDGKGDPLKANLNLVRTLTERLNKAGFSIGTNNGWPGYEITSLALFFICLGVMAACGKLYFLLGGRVGLNHHLGHGDPPETRFLMYLLLGGSLFSLLIFTSMRPFIQQGFAFLAAFTFPVLAILRARSLSPLSSPHFSLLIKESWKDLGQVTLTTGLGALLIVGLLSETTYLLKIEQFRGVKLSFILPLIGLGLIFLKDQGLTSLLDRPIKLIHLIMGGIILVGAVFVLARSGNFGPISVLPFEAELRVWFENYLWARPRLKEFLVGYPALLAGLFLLREGRFGSLPVWFLIIGALSQVSLINTFCHLHTPLLFSVIRSSNGFWIGSLLGTAFLGFYYYTFAYHRDSRSIA